The Aquisalimonas asiatica genome has a window encoding:
- a CDS encoding lysophospholipid acyltransferase family protein, with product MRTLRRFVRIPLLFVHVVVGVVVILAATGWDRLRRRSLHQGLARRMQVFWCWSICRLLGVRIHVHGVPAVDPPALFVSNHLSWLDILVISTQWPVSFLSKSEVRAWPGIGAVATALGTLYIERGARNASGQANAVMAQRLSEGYRVIFFPEGTTSGGSELLPFRPRLYQAALDAGAPVQPLALCYLNRDGALSDAAPFVNNDPLLRHVIRLAGEPRTDCRINVCSAIDVEGRRRSELSALSRAAMANALGLQDAAGTGNGRASREARAEAPESATEAR from the coding sequence ATGCGCACTTTACGTCGATTCGTTCGTATCCCGCTGCTGTTTGTCCATGTGGTTGTTGGTGTCGTGGTGATCCTGGCCGCCACGGGGTGGGATCGGCTGCGCCGGCGTTCGCTCCACCAGGGTCTGGCCCGGCGCATGCAGGTGTTCTGGTGCTGGAGCATCTGTCGGCTGCTGGGCGTGCGTATCCACGTGCACGGTGTGCCCGCGGTGGATCCGCCGGCTCTGTTTGTCAGCAACCACCTGTCCTGGCTGGATATTCTGGTCATCAGCACCCAGTGGCCGGTGTCCTTCCTCAGCAAGTCCGAAGTGCGTGCGTGGCCGGGTATCGGTGCGGTTGCCACGGCGTTGGGCACCCTCTACATCGAGCGTGGTGCGCGTAACGCCTCCGGGCAGGCCAACGCCGTCATGGCGCAGCGCCTGAGCGAGGGTTACCGGGTCATCTTCTTCCCGGAAGGGACCACCAGCGGCGGCAGCGAGCTGTTGCCGTTCCGGCCCCGGCTTTACCAGGCGGCACTGGATGCCGGAGCGCCCGTGCAGCCGCTGGCGCTGTGTTACCTGAACAGGGACGGTGCGTTGAGTGACGCCGCGCCGTTCGTGAACAACGACCCGCTCCTCCGGCACGTGATCCGTCTCGCCGGTGAGCCGCGCACCGACTGCCGCATCAACGTCTGCAGCGCGATCGATGTGGAGGGGCGCAGGCGCAGCGAGCTCTCCGCCCTCAGTCGCGCCGCCATGGCCAACGCGCTCGGGCTGCAGGACGCCGCCGGCACCGGCAATGGCCGCGCCTCCCGGGAGGCGCGGGCGGAGGCGCCGGAGTCCGCCACCGAGGCACGTTAG
- a CDS encoding DUF1631 domain-containing protein, producing MSSDRKVVNLGQSAARGRETALYARFRALADARLAALLRHMLDHTDDALFERAEKAGSNQEQRLFFEAMREVRRGRQDFEARFLKGLADAHAGAPMPGRHGAESESSAPDVLSLVDDQDLEERLAIDGMISKARARSSEALAHLCERLDADAGREWATAATNPVDPARICATLEQAAAALHMDIQPRLIVYKLFDRYVMGHLGGLYQELNQLFIDAGVRPQIRPQGARPADQGHARAPRAPSTNAPRAGGLPDRDADEAFAVLQNLLAAGRDTGEWSGTGYAAPETTANVTDVLQALSGLQGQAPAADPADGDTVVSLRPAVLKQRVRQQLTTSAGGAADLGQAEDDTIDIVSLLFDAVLDDPNLPDSIKALLARLQIPVLKVALLDRAFFTRRDHPARRLINEMARAGVGWTDSGRPGGDPLYQAIDGIVTRLLDEFIDDVAVFDNALQAFRQYLEDDCARARQIEERTRQAAEGKARVDTAKEHVDAALRERVGQRQLAECAHRLLYEGWSQVLFISLLREGADSDGWRHKLSVVDRLLWSLDPKPDHASRKQLVTEIPPLLHDLRSELNAVMFNPIEMTKLFKALEHEHIQTLSRGRDQTQALSEPVQQASEQADTAEPQEARPEDADELAPYRERLNQVAVGTWFEFRQDSGKHLRAKLSARLSGGERLIFVNRAGFKLADRRRDELADALRRETVLMLDDNMLFDKALENVVSNLRAMRDAR from the coding sequence ATGTCATCCGATCGCAAGGTTGTGAACCTCGGTCAGTCAGCCGCGCGCGGCCGTGAGACTGCCCTCTACGCCCGATTCCGCGCCCTGGCGGACGCGCGTCTGGCGGCGCTGCTGCGGCACATGCTCGACCACACCGACGACGCCCTGTTCGAGCGCGCCGAGAAGGCCGGCAGCAACCAGGAACAGCGGCTGTTCTTCGAGGCCATGCGCGAGGTCCGGCGTGGCCGTCAGGACTTCGAGGCGCGCTTTCTCAAGGGCCTGGCCGATGCCCACGCCGGAGCGCCCATGCCGGGGCGGCACGGCGCCGAGAGCGAGTCCAGTGCGCCGGATGTGCTCAGCCTCGTGGACGATCAGGACCTGGAAGAGCGTCTTGCCATCGACGGCATGATCTCCAAGGCCAGGGCGCGCTCCAGCGAAGCGCTTGCACACCTGTGCGAGCGCCTGGATGCCGACGCCGGCCGGGAATGGGCCACGGCGGCGACCAACCCGGTGGACCCGGCGCGCATCTGTGCGACGCTCGAGCAGGCGGCTGCGGCGTTGCACATGGATATCCAGCCCCGCCTCATCGTCTACAAGCTCTTCGACCGCTACGTGATGGGGCATCTGGGCGGGCTCTATCAGGAGCTCAACCAGCTCTTCATCGATGCGGGCGTGCGCCCGCAGATACGGCCCCAGGGGGCACGACCGGCGGACCAGGGCCACGCCCGCGCCCCGAGGGCACCGAGCACCAACGCGCCCCGGGCCGGTGGTCTGCCCGACCGGGATGCGGATGAAGCCTTTGCCGTGCTGCAGAATCTGCTGGCTGCGGGGCGTGACACCGGCGAATGGTCCGGCACCGGGTACGCCGCGCCGGAGACGACCGCGAATGTCACCGATGTGCTGCAGGCCCTCTCGGGGCTGCAGGGGCAGGCACCGGCCGCCGACCCCGCCGATGGTGACACGGTGGTATCCCTGCGGCCCGCGGTCCTGAAACAGCGGGTGCGGCAGCAGCTCACCACCAGCGCTGGCGGTGCGGCGGATCTTGGCCAGGCCGAGGACGACACCATCGACATCGTCAGCCTGCTGTTCGATGCCGTACTGGACGATCCCAACCTGCCCGACAGCATCAAGGCGTTGCTGGCGCGACTGCAGATCCCCGTGCTCAAGGTGGCACTGCTGGATCGCGCCTTCTTTACCCGGCGTGATCACCCCGCGCGGCGCCTGATCAACGAGATGGCCCGGGCCGGCGTGGGCTGGACCGATAGCGGCCGGCCCGGCGGCGATCCGCTCTACCAGGCGATCGACGGAATCGTCACGCGCCTGCTGGACGAGTTCATCGACGACGTCGCGGTATTTGACAACGCACTCCAGGCCTTCCGCCAGTACCTGGAAGACGACTGCGCCAGGGCCCGGCAGATCGAGGAGCGCACGCGGCAGGCGGCCGAGGGCAAGGCGCGCGTGGACACCGCCAAGGAGCACGTGGATGCCGCCCTGCGCGAGCGGGTGGGGCAGCGGCAGCTTGCCGAGTGTGCCCACCGGCTGCTCTACGAGGGCTGGTCGCAGGTGCTGTTCATCTCCCTTCTTCGCGAGGGTGCGGACAGCGACGGCTGGCGCCACAAGTTGAGTGTCGTGGATCGGCTGCTCTGGAGCCTGGATCCGAAGCCGGATCACGCCTCGCGCAAGCAGCTGGTCACCGAAATCCCGCCGTTGCTGCATGATCTGCGTTCGGAGCTGAACGCGGTCATGTTCAACCCCATCGAGATGACCAAGCTGTTCAAGGCGCTGGAGCATGAGCACATCCAGACGCTCTCCCGCGGCCGCGATCAGACGCAGGCGCTGTCGGAGCCCGTGCAGCAGGCGTCGGAGCAGGCGGACACCGCGGAGCCCCAGGAAGCCCGTCCCGAGGATGCCGATGAGCTGGCGCCGTATCGCGAGCGGCTGAATCAGGTCGCCGTGGGGACGTGGTTCGAGTTTCGCCAGGACAGCGGCAAGCACCTGCGTGCCAAACTCTCGGCGCGGCTGAGCGGCGGCGAGCGGCTCATCTTCGTCAACCGTGCCGGCTTCAAGCTCGCGGATCGCCGCCGTGACGAGCTGGCGGATGCGCTGCGTCGGGAGACCGTCCTGATGCTGGATGACAACATGCTCTTCGACAAGGCGCTGGAGAATGTGGTCTCGAACCTGCGGGCCATGCGGGACGCGCGCTGA
- a CDS encoding class I fructose-bisphosphate aldolase, which yields MTDIQALLGDEAEALLNHRCEGIPRESLHLPGSDYVERVVMDKDRKPGVLRSLQTLFDNGRLGGTGYLSILPVDQGIEHSAGASFGPNPACFDPENIVRLAMEGECNAVASTLGVLSSVARRYAHRIPFIVKINHNELLTYPEVYDQTLFASVDQAFDMGAVAVGATIYFGSEESRRQIQEISEAFAHAHELGMATVLWAYLRNPEFKKDGTDYHVSADLTGQANHLAATINADIVKQKMAENNGGYPAVGHGKTHKSVYEQLTTDNPIDLVRYQVASCYMGRAGLINSGGGSGATDMADAVRTAVINKRAGGMGLISGRKAFQKPRNEGIQLLHAIQDVYLDSSITIA from the coding sequence ATGACGGACATTCAGGCCCTGCTGGGCGACGAGGCCGAAGCGCTGCTGAACCACCGCTGCGAAGGCATCCCGCGGGAGAGCCTGCACCTCCCCGGCTCCGATTACGTGGAACGCGTGGTCATGGACAAGGATCGCAAGCCCGGCGTGCTGCGCAGCCTGCAGACCCTGTTCGACAACGGCCGACTGGGCGGCACGGGCTACCTCTCCATCCTGCCCGTGGACCAGGGCATCGAACACTCCGCCGGCGCGTCGTTCGGCCCGAACCCGGCCTGCTTCGATCCGGAGAACATCGTCCGGCTGGCCATGGAAGGGGAATGCAACGCGGTGGCCTCGACCCTGGGCGTGCTGAGTTCCGTGGCCCGGCGCTACGCCCACCGCATCCCGTTCATCGTCAAGATCAACCACAACGAGCTGCTCACCTATCCGGAGGTCTATGACCAGACGCTGTTCGCCAGCGTCGACCAGGCCTTCGACATGGGTGCAGTGGCGGTCGGCGCCACCATCTACTTCGGCTCCGAGGAGTCGCGCCGTCAGATCCAGGAGATCAGTGAGGCGTTTGCCCACGCCCACGAGCTGGGCATGGCGACGGTGCTGTGGGCGTATCTCCGCAACCCGGAGTTCAAGAAGGACGGCACCGACTACCACGTCTCCGCCGACCTCACCGGCCAGGCCAACCACCTGGCGGCCACCATCAACGCCGACATCGTCAAACAGAAGATGGCCGAGAACAACGGCGGCTACCCGGCCGTGGGCCACGGCAAGACCCACAAGTCGGTCTACGAACAACTGACCACCGACAACCCGATCGACCTGGTGCGCTACCAGGTGGCGAGCTGCTACATGGGGCGGGCCGGGCTGATCAACTCCGGTGGCGGCTCCGGGGCCACCGACATGGCCGACGCGGTGCGCACCGCCGTGATCAACAAGCGGGCCGGGGGCATGGGCCTGATTTCCGGGCGCAAGGCGTTCCAGAAGCCACGTAACGAGGGGATCCAGCTGCTTCACGCCATCCAGGACGTCTACCTGGACTCCTCGATCACGATCGCCTGA
- a CDS encoding putative monovalent cation/H+ antiporter subunit A, with product MLLAVLSGFIVCLLAPWLTRSLGDRANWVLALAPAALFVYFLGWVPEIAQGEAITVHYPWIPGLEINMSFLVDGLSLLFALLISGIGTFIIIYAGGYLHGDHRLPRFYAIMFAFMGSMLGLVLSDNIITMFVFWELTSITSYLLIGFHHEDRNVRWLALQGLIVTVGGGLALMAGLLMLAVAAGGEFTLSGILAADGIHEYPFFIGMLLAILFGTFTKSAQVPFHFWLPNAMAAPTPVSAFLHSATMVKAGVYLMARLNPALGESELWFYMLGIFGALTMLTGSIMALRSTGVKAILAYTTIMALGTLTMLIGIGTEGAIIAAMTFLLAHALYKAALFMLAGALDHETGTKDVTKMGGLRKLMPITFIAACVAALSLAGLPPLFGFIAKELMFEAVLEAEALTTFLAILAVLSAIMIVTMAAVFALRPFLGERKETPKTPHEAPLSMLIGPVILATLSLIFGLAGFIPAAALVQSAVGAVYGEPIAVELYLWHGFNLPLMMSIAAVVLGLVLFWKWDAVLALFKRLTFIDRFGAERGYERFMDAIVAVAEWQTRLLQNGSMSNYLITIVLTIVGLTGWTLLVHTDTPIPLGVLDFNVYEAVIAALVVAGALFASVTSSRLGAVATLGIVGFGIALIYVLFSAPDLGTTQIMVETLTVILLVLVLFRLPGFINYSAPATRIRDAVVALSLGGLMTLLILAVNDVTVTDPISDTLVEWSEPEGHGRNIVNVILVDFRALDTLGEIFVIGLAAIGVYAMIRFRAEDKAK from the coding sequence ATGCTTCTAGCCGTACTTTCGGGTTTCATTGTGTGCCTTCTGGCGCCCTGGCTGACGCGCTCGCTGGGGGACCGCGCCAACTGGGTGCTGGCGCTGGCGCCGGCCGCGCTGTTCGTCTACTTCCTCGGGTGGGTCCCGGAAATCGCCCAGGGCGAGGCGATCACCGTCCACTATCCATGGATCCCGGGCCTCGAGATCAACATGAGCTTCCTGGTGGACGGCCTCAGCCTGCTGTTCGCCCTGCTCATCTCCGGTATCGGCACCTTCATCATCATCTACGCCGGCGGCTATCTGCATGGCGACCATCGCCTGCCGCGGTTCTACGCGATCATGTTCGCGTTCATGGGCTCCATGCTCGGTCTGGTGCTGTCGGACAACATCATCACGATGTTCGTCTTCTGGGAGCTCACCAGCATCACGTCCTACCTGCTGATCGGCTTCCATCACGAAGACCGGAACGTGCGCTGGCTGGCGCTGCAGGGGCTGATCGTCACCGTCGGCGGGGGCCTGGCGCTGATGGCCGGCCTGCTGATGCTGGCGGTGGCCGCGGGCGGCGAGTTCACCCTGTCGGGCATTCTCGCGGCGGACGGCATCCACGAGTATCCGTTCTTCATCGGCATGCTGCTGGCGATACTATTCGGGACGTTCACCAAGTCGGCGCAGGTGCCGTTCCATTTCTGGTTGCCCAACGCCATGGCCGCACCGACGCCGGTGTCGGCATTCCTGCACTCCGCCACCATGGTGAAAGCCGGCGTCTATCTCATGGCCCGGCTGAATCCGGCCCTGGGCGAGAGCGAGCTGTGGTTCTACATGCTGGGCATCTTCGGCGCCCTGACCATGCTGACCGGCTCGATCATGGCGCTGCGCAGCACCGGCGTGAAGGCGATTCTCGCCTATACCACCATCATGGCGCTGGGCACGCTGACCATGCTGATCGGCATCGGCACGGAAGGCGCCATCATCGCGGCCATGACCTTCCTGCTGGCCCACGCGCTCTACAAGGCGGCACTGTTCATGCTCGCCGGCGCCCTGGACCACGAGACGGGCACCAAGGACGTGACGAAGATGGGCGGGCTGCGCAAGCTGATGCCCATCACCTTCATTGCCGCGTGTGTGGCGGCCCTCTCCCTGGCCGGTCTGCCGCCGCTGTTCGGCTTCATCGCCAAGGAGCTGATGTTCGAGGCGGTGCTGGAGGCCGAGGCACTGACCACCTTCCTGGCGATTCTGGCGGTGCTCTCCGCCATCATGATCGTCACCATGGCCGCGGTGTTCGCCCTGCGCCCCTTCCTCGGCGAGCGCAAGGAGACGCCCAAGACGCCCCACGAGGCGCCCCTGTCCATGCTGATCGGCCCGGTGATCCTGGCCACGCTGAGCCTGATCTTCGGGCTGGCAGGCTTCATTCCGGCCGCGGCGCTGGTGCAGTCGGCGGTGGGCGCGGTCTACGGTGAGCCCATCGCGGTGGAGCTGTACCTGTGGCACGGGTTCAACCTGCCCCTGATGATGAGCATCGCAGCGGTCGTCCTCGGTCTGGTGCTGTTCTGGAAGTGGGATGCGGTGCTGGCTCTGTTCAAGCGCCTGACCTTCATCGACCGCTTCGGCGCCGAGCGCGGCTACGAGCGCTTCATGGACGCCATCGTGGCGGTGGCGGAGTGGCAGACGCGTCTGCTGCAGAACGGCTCCATGAGCAATTACCTCATCACCATCGTGCTCACCATTGTCGGCCTCACCGGCTGGACGCTGCTGGTGCATACCGACACGCCGATTCCACTGGGCGTGCTGGACTTCAACGTCTACGAGGCGGTCATCGCCGCCCTGGTCGTGGCCGGGGCGCTGTTCGCCTCGGTGACCTCCTCCCGGCTCGGCGCCGTGGCAACGCTGGGAATCGTCGGCTTCGGCATCGCCCTGATCTACGTGCTGTTCAGTGCGCCGGACCTGGGTACCACCCAGATCATGGTGGAGACGCTGACCGTGATTCTGCTGGTGCTGGTGCTGTTCCGACTGCCCGGGTTCATCAACTACTCGGCGCCGGCCACGCGCATCCGCGACGCCGTGGTCGCCCTCTCCCTGGGCGGGTTGATGACGCTGCTGATCCTGGCGGTGAACGACGTCACGGTGACGGACCCCATCTCGGACACGCTGGTGGAGTGGAGTGAACCCGAGGGCCATGGCCGCAACATCGTCAACGTGATCCTGGTGGATTTCCGGGCGCTTGACACCCTGGGCGAGATCTTCGTCATCGGCCTCGCCGCCATCGGCGTCTACGCAATGATCCGGTTCCGCGCGGAGGACAAGGCCAAATGA
- a CDS encoding Na+/H+ antiporter subunit B — translation MNAMDSLILRTATRFLLPLLLIFSLFVLLRGHDEPGGGFIAGLVAAVAFSLYLFAFDASGTRRLMWMDPRPMLGWGLFIATLSGLPALFQGKAFFTALWWPVHVPGIGSVTLSTPLVFDIGVYMVVIGSVMAIVLALAEAEE, via the coding sequence ATGAACGCAATGGACTCCCTGATACTGCGCACGGCCACGCGGTTTCTGCTGCCGCTGCTGCTGATCTTCTCACTGTTCGTGCTGCTGCGGGGCCACGACGAGCCGGGCGGCGGATTCATCGCCGGCCTGGTGGCGGCCGTGGCGTTCTCGCTCTACCTGTTCGCCTTCGACGCCAGCGGCACACGCAGGCTCATGTGGATGGACCCCCGCCCCATGCTGGGCTGGGGCCTGTTCATCGCGACCCTGAGTGGCCTGCCGGCCCTGTTCCAGGGCAAGGCGTTCTTTACGGCGCTGTGGTGGCCGGTCCATGTGCCCGGCATCGGGTCCGTGACCCTGTCCACGCCGCTGGTCTTCGACATTGGCGTGTACATGGTCGTCATCGGATCGGTCATGGCCATCGTCCTGGCCCTGGCCGAAGCGGAGGAATGA
- a CDS encoding Na+/H+ antiporter subunit C: protein MEPLMAFVVGGMFAASIYMMLRRSLVKLVIGLILLSNAANLLIFTVSGMHRGLPPLIAEGALLPEGGWADPLPQALILTAIVIGFGVLAFAVVLIHRAYEVVKEDDLDKMRSTDT, encoded by the coding sequence ATGGAACCACTGATGGCTTTCGTAGTGGGAGGCATGTTCGCGGCATCCATCTACATGATGCTGCGTCGGTCGCTGGTGAAGCTGGTGATCGGCCTGATTCTCCTGAGCAACGCCGCCAACCTGCTGATCTTCACGGTCTCCGGGATGCATCGCGGGCTGCCGCCGCTGATCGCCGAGGGCGCGCTGCTGCCCGAAGGTGGCTGGGCAGACCCCCTGCCCCAGGCCCTGATCCTGACCGCCATCGTGATCGGTTTCGGCGTGCTCGCATTTGCGGTGGTCCTCATCCACCGGGCGTACGAAGTCGTGAAAGAGGATGACCTGGACAAGATGCGGAGTACCGATACGTGA
- a CDS encoding Na+/H+ antiporter subunit D codes for MNPEVALPVVIPFLFGSLSIVLYKSNAAQRWLGVIGTGALLIASIVLLHNTYTHPDGVLTIALGDWEAPFGIVLVSDLLGAVMVLMAALMGFAVAIYSLATMGSEHEKFGYYPLLHLLLSGVCGAFLTGDIFNLYVWVEVLLVASFALLILGGERAQMEGAIKYVTLNLLSSIMLLTAVGLTYGMTGTLNMADLVGRFAELENQGLVTVVAMLYMVAFSIKAAAFPLFFWLPASYHTPPVAISALFAGLLTKVGVYALFRFFSLLFTQDTGYTHEILLWIGGFTMVTGVLGAARYYEIRRILSFHIVSQIGYMFMGLALFTPLALAGGIYFIVHNIVAKSNLFLIGGVIYFLRGSHELKEVGGLWRERPWLGIMFLASALSLAGIPPLSGFIGKYMLIRAGVEAESWGIVAVALGVGMLTLYSMVKIWAEAFWKEQPEAHAERAAQFERTVSERSLAIMYLPIALLAILAVLLGVGMQPVYEVLMAAAEQMRDPQIYVDAVLGGDE; via the coding sequence GTGAACCCAGAAGTCGCTCTTCCGGTCGTAATCCCGTTCCTGTTCGGGTCGCTGTCGATCGTCCTGTACAAGTCCAACGCGGCGCAGCGCTGGCTTGGCGTGATCGGCACGGGTGCGCTGTTGATCGCGAGCATCGTCCTGCTCCACAACACCTACACCCACCCGGACGGCGTGCTCACCATTGCCCTTGGCGATTGGGAGGCGCCGTTCGGGATCGTGCTCGTCTCCGATCTGCTTGGGGCGGTCATGGTGTTGATGGCTGCGCTCATGGGGTTTGCCGTGGCGATCTACTCGCTGGCAACCATGGGCAGCGAGCATGAGAAGTTCGGCTACTATCCGCTGCTACACCTGCTGCTCTCGGGTGTCTGTGGGGCCTTTCTCACCGGCGACATCTTCAACCTGTACGTGTGGGTGGAAGTGCTGCTGGTGGCGTCGTTCGCACTGCTGATCCTCGGTGGTGAACGCGCGCAGATGGAGGGGGCGATCAAGTACGTCACCCTGAACCTGCTGTCGTCCATCATGCTGCTCACCGCCGTGGGTCTGACCTACGGCATGACCGGCACGCTGAACATGGCCGACCTGGTGGGCCGCTTCGCCGAGCTCGAGAACCAGGGCCTGGTGACCGTCGTGGCCATGCTCTACATGGTGGCATTCAGCATCAAGGCGGCGGCATTCCCGCTGTTCTTCTGGCTGCCGGCCTCGTACCACACCCCGCCGGTGGCCATCTCGGCGCTGTTTGCCGGGCTGCTCACCAAGGTGGGTGTCTACGCCCTGTTCCGGTTCTTCTCGCTGCTGTTCACCCAGGACACGGGCTATACCCACGAGATCCTGCTGTGGATCGGCGGCTTCACCATGGTGACCGGTGTGCTGGGCGCGGCACGCTACTACGAGATCCGCCGCATCCTGTCGTTCCACATCGTCAGCCAGATCGGCTACATGTTCATGGGCCTGGCGCTGTTCACGCCGCTCGCCCTGGCCGGCGGCATCTATTTCATTGTCCACAACATCGTCGCCAAGAGTAATCTGTTCCTGATCGGCGGTGTGATCTACTTCCTGCGAGGCAGCCACGAGCTGAAGGAAGTGGGCGGCCTGTGGCGCGAGCGCCCCTGGCTCGGGATCATGTTCCTGGCCTCGGCACTCTCCCTGGCGGGTATTCCGCCGCTGTCCGGCTTCATCGGCAAGTACATGCTGATCCGCGCCGGCGTGGAGGCCGAGAGCTGGGGCATCGTCGCCGTGGCGCTGGGTGTGGGCATGCTCACCCTCTACTCCATGGTCAAGATCTGGGCCGAGGCGTTCTGGAAGGAGCAGCCCGAAGCGCACGCCGAGCGTGCCGCACAGTTCGAGCGGACCGTCTCGGAGCGGTCGCTGGCGATCATGTACCTGCCCATTGCCCTGCTGGCCATTCTGGCGGTGCTCCTGGGCGTTGGCATGCAGCCGGTGTATGAAGTGCTGATGGCGGCGGCGGAGCAGATGCGCGACCCGCAGATCTACGTGGATGCGGTGCTGGGGGGTGATGAATGA